The stretch of DNA CGGACCTCGTCTCCTACGGGCGGGCCTTCATCTCCAACCCCGACCTGCCGGAGCGGTTCGCGGTGGGCGCGCCGCTCCAGGAGATCGACGCGGCGCACCTCTACACGCACGGGGCCGAGGGCTACACGGACTATCCGGCCCTCGACCGGGAGCTGGTGTCCGCTCAGACCTCCACAAGCACCTGATCAAGCGATTTCCGTACGAGATCGGGGACCTGGCAGTCCTGCGCCGGATAGCCCACGGGGATCACCGCGAACGCCTTCTCGTTCTCCGGGCGGCCGAGCACCTGCGAAAGGAACCGCATAGGGCTCGGCGTGTGGATCAGTGCGGCGAGGCCCGAAAGGTGCAGCGCGGACAGCAGCATCCCCACCGCGATGCCGACCGACTCGTCCACGTAGTAGTGCTTGTGCTTGGTGCCGTCCTCGCCCAGCCAGTACCGCTGCTGGAAGACGACGACGAGCGCGGGCGCGTCCGTCAGATGCGGCTTCACCTCGTCCGTGCCGAGCGGGCGCAGGGCGGCGAGCCACTCCTCGCCGAGGCGCCCGTCGTACGAGACGCGCTCCTCGTGCTCGGCGGCCTCACGGATGCGGCGGCGCACCTCCGGATCCTGGACGAGGACGAACGTCCACGGCTGCTGGTGCGCGCCGGACGGCGCCGTCGCCGCGCACGCGATGGCGTCCCGCACGACCTGCGGGGGCACGGGGTCCGGCGCGAACTGCCGCACCGTGCGCCGCTCCCGCATCCGCGTGCGCAACTCGGCTGCCTGCGCCAGGGATTCGGACTCGGGCATGCGCTCGGGGCGGTAGGGCACGGAGCGGTAGGGCTCGCCGTGGATGGGGGTCCAGGGCCGTTCTGCGGTCTCGTCAGCCATGCTCACGAGTGTGCCCCGGTCAGCTCCATCCCGTCACGATCAATGAGAGCCCGATCGTGAATCCGCCACCCAGGAGGGCCAGATACAGCCCGTAGAACCTGCGCAGGCGGTGTACGAGGAACCCGAAGCCCCCGAAGGCGAGGCCCACCGTGAGGGTGCGGGAGCCGCGGGAGAGTGCCGAGTGGGCCAGCCAGTCCTGCGGCGCGATGTCGGCGCGGCCCGCCTCGCGTGCGTACACCTTGAAGGGGATGCCGTTCCAGGGCTGGTGGCGTACGGCCGCCGCGCCTTCGGTGGCGAGTTCGGCGCGTACCTCCGCGCGCATCCGGTCCGTGGTCAGCGGGTGCGGCAACTGCACGCCGGAAGCGGCCAGTTGGAGGGCCAGGAGCCCACCCGCCAGGCTGCCCGCGAGCGCCGTGAGGGACAGCTTCAGGGCCCGGCGCGGCAGCGCCACGCAGGCGATCCCCAGGAACAGCTCCGGCATCAGGGGCCAGCTCAGGGCCTCCGCGAAGGCCCAGAGGAAGCCCGCCGCGAGGCCCCAGCGGGAACCGATG from Streptomyces sp. BA2 encodes:
- a CDS encoding nitroreductase family protein; this encodes MADETAERPWTPIHGEPYRSVPYRPERMPESESLAQAAELRTRMRERRTVRQFAPDPVPPQVVRDAIACAATAPSGAHQQPWTFVLVQDPEVRRRIREAAEHEERVSYDGRLGEEWLAALRPLGTDEVKPHLTDAPALVVVFQQRYWLGEDGTKHKHYYVDESVGIAVGMLLSALHLSGLAALIHTPSPMRFLSQVLGRPENEKAFAVIPVGYPAQDCQVPDLVRKSLDQVLVEV